A region from the Variovorax paradoxus genome encodes:
- a CDS encoding YdgA family protein: MSKKAVLGTLAAAIALAYGGGTWLAGSKVKSSYEAALDEVPKQTALVRVVERSYERGFFGAVSTVTLELGCAADAALQVPAVKPAAEKDQEEEEETATPFKAVRITFRDTIRHGPFAGGTLAAATIDSELVFDVKGQAKAEQIFGKAKPLTAHTKMAFDGAYTTDLAVAPAGLAEEGKARFAWQGAQLRIETNGARTHVRYDLTMPGLDVGDARTGATLKMGKLTSKADMDKSAGWILATGKTEARLDSLEFAAPKGLGGAAGGEGKAVPAVLLQDIDIVAEATIADGLYASTGTFKGTGKIGDTKIDKFEMSSGGRRIHAAGYKKLADAWMQSSAANGCGKGGGKASQAAMKVLFDQLAPDLKAMAKYSPEIGLDRMLVEIGGKRGEISYTAGMAGVTDEDLQAPGMALLMKRGVLKASARLPMQWLEQIAATGAESGQTPPPEMMAGLVAQGEEKGFVKREGDDVTAQIEYAEGSLKLNGKPLGAPGQ, translated from the coding sequence TTGAGCAAAAAAGCAGTTTTGGGCACGCTGGCTGCGGCCATCGCACTTGCCTATGGAGGCGGCACGTGGTTGGCCGGCTCGAAGGTCAAATCCAGCTACGAGGCCGCGCTGGACGAGGTGCCGAAGCAGACCGCGCTGGTGCGCGTGGTCGAACGCAGCTACGAACGCGGCTTCTTCGGCGCCGTCAGCACAGTGACGCTCGAGCTCGGCTGCGCAGCCGATGCCGCGCTCCAGGTGCCTGCCGTCAAGCCCGCCGCGGAGAAGGACCAAGAAGAAGAGGAAGAAACCGCCACGCCGTTCAAGGCGGTGCGCATCACCTTCCGCGACACCATCCGCCACGGCCCGTTCGCCGGCGGCACGCTGGCGGCAGCCACCATCGACAGCGAACTGGTGTTCGACGTGAAGGGCCAGGCCAAGGCCGAACAGATCTTCGGCAAGGCCAAGCCCCTGACGGCGCATACCAAGATGGCATTCGACGGCGCCTACACCACCGACCTGGCGGTGGCGCCCGCCGGGCTGGCCGAGGAAGGCAAGGCCCGGTTCGCCTGGCAAGGCGCGCAACTGCGCATCGAGACGAACGGCGCCCGGACCCATGTGCGCTACGACCTGACGATGCCGGGGCTGGATGTCGGCGACGCGCGCACCGGCGCCACGCTGAAGATGGGCAAGCTGACCAGCAAGGCCGACATGGACAAGAGCGCGGGCTGGATCCTGGCCACGGGCAAGACCGAAGCCCGGCTCGACAGCCTCGAGTTCGCGGCCCCCAAGGGCCTGGGCGGCGCCGCGGGCGGCGAAGGCAAGGCCGTGCCGGCGGTGCTGCTGCAGGACATCGACATAGTCGCCGAAGCCACCATCGCGGACGGGCTCTACGCATCGACCGGCACCTTCAAGGGCACCGGCAAGATCGGCGACACGAAGATCGACAAGTTCGAGATGAGCAGCGGCGGGCGCCGCATCCACGCCGCCGGCTACAAGAAGCTGGCCGATGCCTGGATGCAGTCGAGTGCCGCCAACGGCTGCGGCAAGGGCGGCGGCAAGGCCTCGCAGGCCGCAATGAAGGTGCTGTTCGACCAACTGGCGCCCGACCTCAAGGCCATGGCCAAGTACAGCCCCGAAATCGGGCTCGACAGGATGCTGGTCGAAATTGGCGGCAAGCGCGGCGAGATCAGCTACACGGCCGGCATGGCCGGCGTGACCGACGAAGACCTGCAGGCTCCCGGCATGGCGCTGCTCATGAAGCGCGGCGTGCTCAAGGCCAGCGCGCGGCTGCCGATGCAATGGCTGGAGCAGATTGCTGCCACCGGCGCCGAGAGCGGCCAGACGCCGCCGCCCGAAATGATGGCGGGGCTGGTCGCACAAGGCGAGGAAAAGGGCTTCGTCAAGCGCGAGGGCGACGACGTCACCGCGCAGATCGAATATGCCGAGGGCAGCCTGAAGCTCAACGGCAAGCCGCTGGGCGCACCGGGCCAGTAA
- a CDS encoding STAS domain-containing protein: MAKFVRNPLKDWSELNATADSTLPEQAYSREMLKEMIERRQRNDFVRRREFDMLRKLRQREAAAHAFEGTVTPSSFNLNSTTEKSEGRALTLKKIDEIEEQMSQQWWKGRGPNGEVLSNAPPDAGAETLPPPVDADELASLLAAPAYGPAPAPAVVPAPAVVAAAAPAAGSPAAVSGASLLSARLARDGALEEAVIRFAHGDDAGAEAILLQALASESVAAEGDHATAERDDARWRALFDLYRATGDAARFAAARMRYAQRMKRMGPDWVSLDELARNVKAVAASELADLAPAGADWASPARLARDGLIQLTRALSQAGSVWTLDWRALAAVEAAAAAPLRVLFAHWADSPVQLRFIGAAKLLAVLAEATPNNERGTQDVWWQLHLAALRMMNMPDDFELVALNYCITYEVSPPAWQDPKGACASVAAPAASHSGSVWSLLSVHGESESFPSTDTGFAALAGDLRGEAHSSLQRLDTDLRNTTAPVISCAALLRMDLAAAGTLLGWVRARDAQGERVQFVDAHRLIAALFDLVGIADHATVAVRKN; this comes from the coding sequence GTGGCAAAGTTCGTCCGCAATCCGCTCAAGGATTGGTCCGAGCTGAATGCGACTGCGGATTCCACGCTGCCCGAGCAGGCCTACAGCCGTGAAATGCTCAAGGAGATGATCGAGCGGCGCCAGCGCAACGACTTCGTTCGCCGGCGCGAGTTCGACATGCTGCGCAAGCTTCGCCAGCGCGAAGCCGCGGCCCACGCCTTCGAAGGAACGGTCACGCCGTCTTCCTTCAACCTGAACAGCACCACGGAAAAATCCGAGGGGCGCGCGCTCACGCTCAAGAAGATCGACGAGATCGAGGAGCAGATGTCGCAGCAGTGGTGGAAGGGCCGCGGCCCCAATGGCGAGGTGCTGTCCAATGCGCCGCCCGACGCTGGCGCCGAAACCCTGCCGCCGCCCGTGGATGCGGACGAGCTCGCCAGCCTGCTTGCCGCGCCGGCCTACGGACCTGCGCCCGCGCCTGCCGTCGTCCCGGCGCCGGCAGTGGTTGCCGCCGCTGCGCCCGCTGCGGGCAGCCCGGCGGCGGTCAGCGGCGCCTCGCTGCTGTCGGCACGGCTCGCGCGCGACGGCGCGCTCGAGGAAGCCGTGATCCGCTTCGCGCATGGCGACGATGCCGGGGCCGAGGCGATCCTTCTTCAGGCCCTGGCCTCCGAGAGCGTAGCGGCCGAGGGCGACCACGCCACCGCCGAGCGCGACGACGCGCGCTGGCGTGCGTTGTTCGACCTCTACCGCGCCACCGGCGACGCCGCCAGGTTTGCCGCCGCCCGCATGCGCTATGCGCAGCGCATGAAGCGCATGGGGCCCGACTGGGTCTCGCTCGACGAACTGGCGCGCAACGTGAAGGCGGTGGCCGCCAGCGAACTCGCCGACCTGGCGCCGGCCGGCGCCGACTGGGCCAGTCCGGCACGCCTGGCGCGCGACGGATTGATCCAGCTCACGCGGGCGCTGTCGCAGGCCGGCTCGGTCTGGACCCTCGACTGGCGCGCGCTGGCCGCCGTCGAGGCCGCTGCCGCCGCGCCCCTGCGCGTGCTGTTCGCCCATTGGGCCGACTCGCCAGTTCAGCTGCGCTTCATCGGGGCCGCGAAATTGCTGGCCGTGCTGGCCGAGGCAACGCCCAACAACGAGCGCGGCACGCAGGACGTCTGGTGGCAGCTGCACCTGGCTGCGCTGCGCATGATGAACATGCCCGACGACTTCGAACTGGTGGCGCTCAACTACTGCATCACCTACGAGGTCTCGCCGCCGGCCTGGCAAGACCCGAAGGGCGCCTGCGCTTCGGTGGCCGCACCGGCGGCAAGCCACTCGGGCTCCGTGTGGTCGCTGCTCTCGGTCCATGGCGAATCGGAGAGCTTTCCCTCCACCGACACCGGCTTTGCCGCGCTGGCCGGCGATCTGCGCGGCGAGGCGCATTCGAGCCTGCAACGGCTGGATACCGACCTGCGCAACACCACGGCGCCCGTCATTTCGTGCGCCGCACTGCTGCGCATGGACCTGGCCGCCGCCGGCACGCTGCTCGGCTGGGTGCGGGCGCGCGACGCCCAGGGCGAGCGGGTCCAGTTCGTGGACGCCCACCGCCTGATCGCGGCGCTGTTCGATCTGGTCGGCATTGCCGACCAT
- the dksA gene encoding RNA polymerase-binding protein DksA yields the protein MKKTAAASSSATATPSMPAQTAAPAPARGGRVSRLSQLTVPSMPQSVASTAAKSSFSQAPSNALVPPPPVAVKKDPKLANNWKAKSAAELTDAEVIAMPDTEYMNEKQMAFFRLKLVELKRGILENAGETTEHLREDTVVVPDPADRATIEEEHALELRTRDRERKLLKKIEQSIQRIDAGDYGYCDETGEPIGVGRLLARPTATLSLEAQQRRELKQKMFGD from the coding sequence ATGAAAAAAACGGCTGCCGCCTCTTCTTCCGCCACGGCGACACCTTCGATGCCCGCTCAGACCGCTGCACCCGCCCCCGCGCGAGGCGGCCGCGTGTCCCGGCTGTCGCAGCTGACCGTGCCTTCCATGCCGCAATCGGTGGCTTCCACCGCTGCCAAGTCTTCCTTCTCGCAGGCGCCTTCCAATGCGCTGGTGCCGCCGCCGCCCGTGGCGGTGAAGAAAGACCCGAAGCTCGCCAACAACTGGAAAGCCAAGTCGGCTGCCGAGCTGACCGATGCCGAGGTGATCGCCATGCCCGACACCGAGTACATGAACGAAAAGCAGATGGCGTTCTTCCGCCTGAAGCTCGTGGAACTCAAGCGAGGCATTCTCGAAAACGCCGGCGAAACCACCGAGCACCTGCGTGAAGACACCGTGGTGGTGCCCGATCCGGCCGACCGCGCGACCATCGAGGAAGAGCACGCGCTCGAACTGCGCACGCGCGACCGCGAGCGCAAGCTGCTCAAGAAGATCGAGCAATCGATCCAGCGCATCGATGCCGGCGACTACGGCTACTGCGACGAAACCGGCGAACCCATCGGCGTCGGCCGCCTGCTGGCGCGCCCCACCGCCACGCTGTCGCTCGAAGCGCAGCAGCGCCGCGAGCTCAAGCAGAAGATGTTCGGGGACTGA
- a CDS encoding tyrosine recombinase XerC, with protein MAISTETAGTGWVDRYLQHVRVERRLAARTVELYAIHLQALAANAAEAGLALDRVQTAHIRRWMAQLHGAGREPRGIALVLSCWRSFYRWLGNEGLVGFNPVKDVHAPKAARPLPKALAVDDAVRLAEMYDPEADPWTEARDSAIVEVLYGCGLRVSELTGLDARASHTARGWVDLDALEANVLGKGSKRRIVPIGSKAAEALRDWFAVRGDCAALATAALRDPAGAAALFISGKGVRMSSQAVWKLLRERSLKAGLAAPVHPHMLRHSFASHVLQSSSDLRAVQELLGHANISTTQVYTRLDFQHLAKVYDAAHPRAQARPEGSRAQTRPEGARAKPKNDNNKPTK; from the coding sequence ATGGCTATCTCCACTGAGACGGCGGGGACCGGCTGGGTCGACAGGTACCTGCAGCACGTGCGCGTCGAGCGCCGGCTGGCGGCGCGCACGGTCGAGCTCTACGCCATCCATCTGCAGGCGCTCGCGGCCAATGCCGCCGAGGCCGGGCTTGCGCTCGACCGCGTGCAGACCGCGCACATCCGGCGCTGGATGGCCCAGCTGCACGGCGCGGGGCGCGAGCCGCGCGGCATTGCGCTGGTGCTCTCGTGCTGGCGCAGTTTCTACCGCTGGCTCGGCAACGAAGGGCTGGTGGGCTTCAACCCCGTGAAGGACGTGCATGCGCCCAAGGCCGCACGGCCGCTGCCCAAGGCGCTGGCGGTCGACGATGCGGTGCGGCTCGCCGAAATGTACGACCCCGAGGCCGACCCCTGGACCGAGGCGCGCGACAGCGCCATCGTCGAGGTGCTCTACGGCTGCGGCCTGCGCGTGAGCGAGCTCACCGGCCTCGATGCGCGCGCCAGCCACACGGCCCGCGGCTGGGTCGATCTCGATGCGCTCGAAGCCAACGTGCTCGGCAAGGGCAGCAAGCGGCGCATCGTGCCGATCGGCAGCAAGGCGGCCGAGGCGCTGCGCGACTGGTTCGCGGTGCGCGGCGACTGCGCGGCGCTGGCCACGGCCGCGCTGCGCGACCCGGCAGGCGCGGCGGCGCTCTTCATCAGCGGCAAGGGCGTGCGCATGTCCTCGCAGGCGGTGTGGAAGCTGCTGCGCGAGCGCAGCCTCAAGGCCGGCCTTGCGGCGCCGGTGCATCCGCACATGCTGCGGCATTCGTTCGCGAGCCATGTGCTCCAGTCGAGCAGCGACCTGCGCGCGGTGCAGGAACTGCTGGGCCACGCCAACATTTCCACCACGCAGGTCTATACGCGGCTGGACTTCCAGCATCTGGCCAAGGTCTACGACGCGGCACACCCGCGCGCGCAGGCGCGCCCCGAAGGCTCGCGTGCGCAGACGCGCCCCGAGGGTGCGCGGGCCAAGCCGAAGAACGACAACAACAAGCCAACAAAATGA
- a CDS encoding CobW family GTP-binding protein, with the protein MALIPATILTGFLGSGKTTLLKRILTEAHGQKIAVIENEFGEENIDSDILVTESKEQIIQMSNGCVCCTIREDLREALQLLAAKKRQGLLDFDRVVIETTGLADPGPVAQTFFMDDEIAESYLLDSILTLVDAKHAPQQLNDRQEARRQVGFADQIFISKSELVSAEETEALIHRLKHMNPRAPQQKAHFGDVPLKDIFDLRGFNLNAKLDIDPDFLKEEEAHDHDHAHGEHCDHPSHKDEGHGHHHHTDDDVKSFVYKADRPFDPARLEDFLGAIVNIYGPRMLRYKGVLSMKGTERKVIFQGVHQLMGSDLGPEWGKDEVRQSRMVFIGIELPREILEQGLEQCLV; encoded by the coding sequence ATGGCCCTCATTCCCGCCACCATCCTCACCGGCTTCCTGGGCTCGGGCAAGACCACGCTGCTCAAGCGCATCCTGACCGAGGCCCATGGCCAGAAGATCGCGGTGATCGAAAACGAGTTCGGCGAAGAGAACATCGACAGCGACATCCTCGTGACCGAGTCGAAGGAGCAGATCATCCAGATGAGCAACGGCTGCGTCTGCTGCACCATCCGCGAAGACCTGCGCGAGGCGCTGCAGCTTCTGGCCGCCAAGAAGCGCCAGGGCCTGCTCGACTTCGACCGCGTGGTGATCGAGACCACCGGCTTGGCCGACCCCGGCCCCGTGGCGCAGACCTTCTTCATGGACGACGAGATCGCCGAGAGCTACCTGCTCGACTCCATCCTCACGCTGGTCGATGCCAAGCACGCGCCGCAGCAACTCAACGACCGCCAGGAAGCGCGCCGCCAGGTGGGCTTTGCCGACCAGATCTTCATCAGCAAGAGCGAGCTGGTGTCGGCCGAGGAGACCGAGGCGCTGATTCATCGCCTGAAGCACATGAACCCGCGCGCGCCGCAGCAGAAGGCGCATTTCGGCGACGTGCCGCTCAAGGACATCTTCGACCTGCGCGGCTTCAACCTGAACGCCAAGCTCGACATCGACCCCGACTTCCTCAAGGAAGAAGAGGCGCACGACCATGACCACGCGCATGGCGAGCATTGCGACCACCCCTCGCACAAGGATGAGGGCCACGGCCACCATCACCACACCGACGACGACGTCAAGAGCTTCGTCTACAAGGCCGACCGTCCCTTCGATCCGGCCAGGCTGGAAGACTTCCTGGGCGCCATCGTCAACATCTACGGCCCGCGCATGCTGCGCTACAAGGGTGTGCTGAGCATGAAGGGCACCGAGCGCAAGGTGATCTTCCAGGGCGTGCACCAGCTGATGGGCAGCGACCTGGGCCCGGAGTGGGGCAAGGACGAAGTCCGCCAGAGCCGCATGGTGTTCATCGGCATCGAGCTGCCGCGCGAAATTCTCGAGCAGGGGCTCGAGCAGTGCCTGGTCTGA
- a CDS encoding class I SAM-dependent rRNA methyltransferase: MKTLRLKPGKERSLQRRHPWIFESAIARGGADSGETVRIESHDGVFLAWAAFSPVSKIRARAWSFVETQRIDAAFLASVCARAVAGRALFDLQSDGVRLVHGEADGLPGLIVDRYGDTLVAQFLSAGVERWKAAIADALLAATALHKLYERSDASGREREGLKPVTGWLRGEGATEITIREHGWQLSLDIATGHKTGFYLDQRDSRQRFAELAQHRRFRRVLNCFCYTGGFTVAALAGLRAAGAEEGAELVSVDSSQPALERARANLALNGFGGEGSGLKTEFLDANVNAVLREFIEQGRSFDAIVLDPPKFAPTAAHAERAARAYKDINRLALKLLEPGGVLLTFSCSGGISADLFHKIIASAGIDAQVDGYISERLGAAPDHPMTIEFPEGEYLKGLVVVRKPA, encoded by the coding sequence ATGAAAACCCTCCGCCTCAAGCCCGGCAAGGAGCGCTCGCTGCAGCGCCGCCATCCCTGGATCTTCGAATCCGCCATCGCGCGCGGCGGTGCCGATTCGGGCGAGACGGTGCGCATCGAATCCCACGACGGCGTTTTCCTGGCCTGGGCCGCCTTCAGCCCGGTGTCCAAGATCCGCGCGCGGGCCTGGAGCTTTGTCGAAACGCAGCGCATCGATGCCGCCTTCCTGGCCTCGGTATGCGCCCGCGCGGTGGCGGGCCGGGCGCTGTTCGACCTGCAGAGCGACGGTGTCCGGCTGGTCCACGGCGAGGCCGACGGGCTGCCGGGCCTGATCGTCGACCGCTACGGCGACACGCTGGTCGCGCAGTTCCTGTCGGCCGGCGTCGAGCGCTGGAAGGCCGCGATTGCCGATGCGTTGCTCGCGGCGACCGCCCTGCACAAGCTCTACGAGCGCTCCGACGCCAGCGGCCGCGAGCGCGAAGGCCTGAAGCCGGTCACGGGCTGGCTGCGCGGGGAGGGCGCCACCGAGATCACGATCCGCGAGCACGGCTGGCAGCTCTCGCTCGACATTGCGACCGGCCACAAGACCGGCTTCTACCTCGACCAGCGCGACAGCCGCCAGCGCTTTGCCGAGCTGGCGCAGCATCGGCGCTTTCGGCGCGTGCTCAATTGCTTCTGCTACACCGGCGGCTTCACGGTGGCCGCGCTTGCGGGCCTGCGTGCAGCCGGGGCGGAGGAGGGCGCGGAACTGGTGTCGGTCGATTCGTCGCAGCCGGCGCTCGAGCGGGCGCGGGCGAACCTGGCGTTGAACGGCTTCGGCGGCGAGGGTTCGGGCCTGAAGACGGAATTCCTGGACGCCAATGTCAACGCCGTGCTGCGCGAATTCATCGAGCAGGGCCGAAGCTTCGATGCCATCGTGCTCGATCCGCCCAAGTTTGCGCCCACCGCGGCCCACGCCGAGCGCGCCGCCCGCGCCTACAAGGACATCAACCGCCTCGCGCTCAAGCTGCTGGAGCCCGGCGGCGTGCTGCTGACCTTTTCGTGCTCGGGCGGCATCAGCGCCGATCTTTTTCACAAGATCATCGCTTCGGCCGGCATCGATGCGCAAGTGGACGGCTACATCAGCGAACGGCTGGGCGCGGCGCCCGACCACCCGATGACCATCGAGTTTCCCGAGGGCGAATACCTCAAGGGCCTGGTGGTGGTGAGAAAGCCGGCCTGA